CACATCTTTCATATCTACAACAATATTACAGATTTCTTTTTTTACCAGGGAAGAAACTGTGTCCTTGAAGCTTTTTACAGAAGCGGCGTCAAGTCTACCTGTTAATTTTACAACACCGACTTTGTCAATAATCTCTTCATTAATATCCATTTTTCTTAGCTCTCCAATCTTATATTGATAATATGTTTTTAATATCTTTTAAACATAACAAGATGATTTCCCTTGTCATCGCTCCTGTAGGTGACATGGTTCATAAATTCCTTTATAAAACCCAAGCCTCTACCGGATTCTGATAAATTAGCGGCATTAGGCATGTCATTATCCGTATTTTTGATGCCAGCATTTTCAAGAATATTTGTATTCATTGTTTTCCCATGGTCGCATATCTCGATCTCTATCAGGGTATCTTTTATTGTGAGTAATATCTCAACCTCATTATCATATTTACTGCTGTATGCATGAATTATGCTGTTATTGATTGCCTCAACAGTACAAAGCTCCACCTGAAATACCTGCATCTCTGTTAAAGGCGTAAGAGAACATATCTTGTTTATTGCCATACCGGCAAGAGCAACATTTTCAAGATCACTCTCAATTATTAACTTGATCTTTTTCAATATATGCCCTTTATTGTCCAAATTATTTCATTTCAAAGGCAAGGAGTGATATGTCATCATCAAAATCACCCCCGCCTTTCCATTCCTTTAAATACTTTTCTACGTCAGTAATAAGGCTGTGCAGAGATAAGCCCTTGTTGTTTTTTATAATCTCAGTAAACCGTTCTGTCGAAAAGGCGATGCCTTTATCATTCGGGCATTCTATTATTCCATCCGAATATAGAATAAACCTGTCACCACTTTCAAGATAAAATTCGTGCTCTTCATATGTTGCCTCCGGGAATATGCCAACAGGAAAACCGCCTGATCCGATGAATGATGCGGAGCCATTTTTTTCAATTTTTATGGGTGATGGGTGTCCTGCCTGGGTGATATTAACCTGGCCAGTCCTTGCGTTGATTACACCATATACCATTGTAAAATACTGCATAGAATCATCAGATGCCTGAAAACGCTGGTTAAGGTCTTCCACTACATCCTTTGGCCGTGTATACTCATAGTATGGAGGTATTATTAAAAATTTCTTTAGCGGGCTATCCTGATTGTCAATGGGTGAAAGGTACCTGCTTAATGTTATGGAGAGAAGGGCAGATGGAATTCCATGCCCTGCCACATCAAGAAGGTAAAAACCAATATAATCATCAACAAGCCAGAAGTAATTAAAAATATCCCCAGCCATAAATGCCGCTGGCATAAAAAGCCAGTCAAATTCAACACCGGATATCATGGCGTCAGATTTTGGTAGAAGACTTAATTGTATCTTTGCTGCCGCCTCAAGAT
The window above is part of the Desulfatiglans sp. genome. Proteins encoded here:
- a CDS encoding ATP-binding protein, encoding MKKIKLIIESDLENVALAGMAINKICSLTPLTEMQVFQVELCTVEAINNSIIHAYSSKYDNEVEILLTIKDTLIEIEICDHGKTMNTNILENAGIKNTDNDMPNAANLSESGRGLGFIKEFMNHVTYRSDDKGNHLVMFKRY
- a CDS encoding response regulator, which produces MDILIADDNLPSRVLLARLLSKLGYSVTMASDGKEAWEILQKSNINFVITDWIMPEMDGLELCKRIRSADLGHYVYIVILTSKEEKSEMIEGLEAGADDFIVKPYDRDELFVKIRIGERILQLEKSKEEQNRKLADTYAEIKKDLEAAAKIQLSLLPKSDAMISGVEFDWLFMPAAFMAGDIFNYFWLVDDYIGFYLLDVAGHGIPSALLSITLSRYLSPIDNQDSPLKKFLIIPPYYEYTRPKDVVEDLNQRFQASDDSMQYFTMVYGVINARTGQVNITQAGHPSPIKIEKNGSASFIGSGGFPVGIFPEATYEEHEFYLESGDRFILYSDGIIECPNDKGIAFSTERFTEIIKNNKGLSLHSLITDVEKYLKEWKGGGDFDDDISLLAFEMK